A genomic segment from Pyrodictium occultum encodes:
- a CDS encoding HisA/HisF-related TIM barrel protein, protein MPRLASRPRLVPSIDVSGCEAVKRVRGLPGTGLRLGDPLRLALHWHSLGAEAIHIVDLDGAERGRPSRCVLELVSRVKRETGARVQLGGGLRSIEALREAYAAGADRLVVASAWLRDPGFLEEAVEALDSGVLVAAVEEHWDATPASQGWRLREPLTLREAVERAASTPGLWGILYTQVFHEGEGRGVDLHRAARLARLARERGVERLAYSGGVAGPRDLELLAPLGYDEAVAGMALYTGALNPLGLL, encoded by the coding sequence ATGCCGAGGCTGGCCTCGAGGCCCAGGCTGGTGCCCAGCATAGACGTCTCCGGCTGCGAGGCGGTGAAGAGGGTGAGGGGCCTGCCGGGCACCGGGCTCCGGCTCGGCGACCCCCTCCGCCTCGCCCTCCACTGGCACAGCCTCGGCGCCGAGGCGATCCACATAGTGGACCTGGACGGCGCCGAGAGGGGGAGGCCCAGCCGCTGCGTCCTCGAGCTGGTCTCGAGGGTGAAGAGGGAGACCGGGGCCAGGGTGCAGCTGGGCGGGGGGCTGAGGAGCATCGAGGCGCTCCGCGAGGCCTACGCCGCCGGCGCGGACCGGCTGGTGGTGGCCAGCGCCTGGCTCCGCGACCCCGGCTTCCTGGAGGAGGCGGTCGAGGCGCTCGACAGCGGGGTGTTGGTAGCGGCGGTGGAGGAACACTGGGACGCCACCCCTGCCTCCCAGGGCTGGAGGCTCCGGGAGCCCCTCACCCTGCGGGAGGCCGTGGAGAGGGCGGCCTCCACCCCGGGGCTCTGGGGCATACTCTACACCCAGGTCTTCCACGAGGGCGAGGGGAGGGGTGTCGACCTCCACCGCGCCGCGAGGCTCGCCAGGCTCGCCAGGGAGCGTGGCGTGGAGAGGCTCGCCTACAGCGGCGGCGTGGCGGGGCCCAGGGACCTCGAGCTGCTCGCCCCCCTGGGCTACGACGAGGCCGTGGCTGGGATGGCCCTCTACACCGGCGCCCTCAACCCCCTGGGCCTCCTCTAG
- the hisG gene encoding ATP phosphoribosyltransferase, giving the protein MTLRIAVPSKGRLREPVLRLLEAAGIEPQYSPDSARALIVPTNWEDVTLVYVRPEDIPAVVSAGGAELGVTGLDYIAEHGGEGLEVVEGLGIGRARLVVAVPDEAPVERVEDLPDGVRVATKFVNIARRFFEESGVRARIVRITGSAEAMPRLGVADAILDVSSTGTTLRLHRLRVIAEVMKTEAKLIRGHHVDPGDPVVEAVVEALRSVVRARGYKLVLMNVPVEALERVLEALPSMSGPTLARVEGPRPMMEVVTVVPEDRLARVLVEARRRGARDILVLSVDRVIP; this is encoded by the coding sequence TTGACCCTGAGGATAGCGGTGCCTAGCAAGGGCAGGCTGAGGGAGCCCGTGCTCCGGCTCCTCGAGGCCGCGGGGATCGAGCCCCAGTACAGCCCCGACTCCGCCAGGGCGCTGATAGTGCCCACCAACTGGGAGGACGTGACTCTGGTCTACGTGAGGCCCGAGGACATACCCGCGGTGGTCTCCGCGGGGGGCGCCGAGCTGGGGGTGACGGGGCTCGACTATATAGCCGAGCACGGCGGCGAGGGGCTCGAGGTCGTCGAGGGCCTCGGCATAGGGAGGGCCCGGCTGGTAGTGGCGGTGCCGGACGAGGCCCCGGTTGAGAGGGTGGAGGACCTGCCGGACGGGGTGAGGGTGGCCACCAAGTTTGTCAACATAGCGAGGAGGTTCTTCGAGGAGTCGGGGGTCCGGGCGAGGATCGTTAGGATAACCGGCTCCGCGGAGGCCATGCCGAGGCTCGGGGTGGCCGACGCGATCCTCGACGTCTCCTCCACGGGCACGACCCTCAGGCTCCACAGGCTCAGGGTGATAGCCGAGGTTATGAAGACCGAGGCTAAGCTCATCCGGGGCCACCACGTGGACCCGGGCGACCCGGTCGTGGAGGCAGTGGTGGAGGCGCTGCGGAGCGTGGTGAGGGCCCGGGGGTACAAGCTGGTGCTGATGAACGTGCCGGTGGAGGCGCTGGAGAGGGTGCTGGAGGCGCTCCCCTCCATGTCGGGGCCCACGCTGGCCAGGGTGGAGGGCCCGAGGCCCATGATGGAGGTGGTCACCGTGGTGCCCGAGGACCGGCTCGCCAGGGTGCTCGTGGAGGCCCGGAGGAGGGGCGCCCGCGACATACTTGTTCTGAGCGTGGACAGGGTGATACCCTAG
- a CDS encoding imidazoleglycerol-phosphate dehydratase: protein MARRARVERVTGETRVLVDLDLDARELRGVSVSTGVPFLDHMVETLAYYAGWGLEARVEEAKRVDDHHVAEDLALALGEAVARAVASGGYRVARFGHAIVPMDEVLVLAAVDYSGRPGAWVDLPFTREEVGGLATENIPHFVWSLASASAMTVHVRALQGGNNHHLAEAAFKALGMALRQALAPSAAVVSTKGVILPPGAGARGGAGEE, encoded by the coding sequence TTGGCCAGGCGTGCCCGAGTCGAGCGCGTCACGGGGGAGACGAGGGTCCTGGTGGACCTCGACCTCGACGCCCGCGAGCTGCGGGGGGTGAGCGTGTCCACCGGCGTGCCCTTCCTCGACCACATGGTTGAGACCCTCGCCTACTACGCCGGCTGGGGCCTGGAGGCCCGGGTCGAGGAGGCTAAGAGGGTCGACGACCACCACGTGGCGGAGGACCTCGCCCTGGCCCTGGGCGAGGCTGTGGCCAGGGCGGTGGCCTCCGGCGGCTACCGCGTCGCCCGCTTCGGCCACGCCATAGTCCCCATGGACGAGGTGCTCGTCCTCGCGGCCGTCGACTACTCGGGGAGGCCCGGGGCCTGGGTCGATCTCCCCTTCACCAGGGAGGAGGTGGGCGGCCTCGCCACGGAGAACATCCCGCACTTCGTGTGGAGCCTCGCCTCCGCCTCGGCGATGACGGTGCACGTGAGGGCCCTCCAGGGCGGGAACAACCACCACCTGGCCGAGGCCGCGTTCAAGGCCCTGGGCATGGCGCTCCGCCAGGCCCTGGCGCCCAGCGCCGCGGTGGTCTCCACCAAGGGCGTGATCCTGCCCCCGGGTGCGGGGGCCAGGGGAGGGGCGGGGGAGGAGTAG
- the hisE gene encoding phosphoribosyl-ATP diphosphatase, with amino-acid sequence MTGCTGFLEELDRVIAGRAREMPEGSYTARLLRDPRLAARKLGEEAAEAMVEALAGPRERLLEEAADLLYHLMVVLRLRGLSICDVVEELEARAGWRRG; translated from the coding sequence GTGACGGGCTGCACCGGGTTCCTGGAGGAGCTCGACCGGGTAATAGCGGGGCGGGCCAGGGAGATGCCCGAGGGCAGCTACACCGCGAGGCTGCTCCGCGACCCACGGCTCGCGGCCAGGAAGCTCGGCGAGGAGGCCGCGGAGGCCATGGTGGAGGCGCTGGCCGGGCCGAGGGAGAGGCTGCTGGAGGAGGCCGCCGACCTCCTATACCACCTCATGGTCGTGCTCCGGCTCAGGGGGCTGAGCATCTGCGACGTGGTGGAGGAGCTGGAGGCGAGGGCCGGGTGGCGCCGAGGGTAG
- the hisD gene encoding histidinol dehydrogenase — MPRILYAEWPRGPGAEELEELLGRSYSLEEYVERVRPIVEDVRRRGYEAAREYSERFDGVGLEDPRLGREEMSQALDALPSRAVEALERAVEALRRYHSSTLPPEAGAPGARLRWHPVERVGVYAPGGLHPYPSTVVHTVVPARVAGCRRVVVASPPCRSGCGGSPVHPAVLAAAYLAGADAVYALGGAQAVAALAYGAEPVEKVDMVVGPGSPYVQAAKLLVSSVVGVDMIAGPTELAVVADESADPVQVALDMLAEAEHGPLSLSLLATPSRGLAEEVYRILRREAAGEIGGLAVAVTPGLGEALELVSRMAPEHLVAYLRDPGPLLEARPPAGLVSLGVPPALLDYAYGPSHVLPTGGAARWRGGLGVYTFLRPVAYAEPGLGEEYAEAAAELARLEGFTRHARSIEYYAGRLERGGGR; from the coding sequence GTGCCGCGCATCCTCTACGCGGAGTGGCCCCGGGGCCCGGGCGCCGAGGAGCTGGAGGAGCTCCTCGGGAGGAGCTACAGCCTCGAGGAGTACGTTGAGAGGGTTAGGCCGATAGTCGAGGACGTCCGGCGCCGCGGCTACGAGGCGGCGAGGGAGTACAGCGAGAGGTTCGACGGGGTGGGCCTCGAGGACCCGAGGCTGGGCAGGGAGGAGATGAGCCAGGCCCTGGACGCGCTCCCCTCCCGGGCGGTGGAGGCGCTGGAGAGGGCCGTCGAGGCCCTCCGCCGCTACCACTCCTCCACCCTCCCCCCGGAGGCCGGGGCGCCCGGCGCCCGGCTCCGCTGGCACCCCGTGGAGAGGGTAGGGGTCTACGCGCCCGGGGGGCTTCACCCCTACCCCTCCACCGTGGTCCACACCGTGGTCCCCGCCAGGGTCGCGGGCTGCCGCAGGGTGGTGGTGGCCTCCCCGCCCTGCAGGAGCGGCTGCGGGGGGAGCCCCGTCCACCCGGCTGTGCTGGCAGCCGCCTACCTGGCGGGGGCCGACGCGGTCTACGCGCTGGGCGGCGCCCAGGCGGTGGCGGCGCTGGCCTACGGCGCCGAGCCGGTGGAGAAGGTGGACATGGTGGTGGGGCCGGGGAGCCCCTACGTGCAGGCGGCGAAGCTCCTGGTATCCAGCGTGGTCGGCGTCGACATGATCGCGGGGCCCACGGAGCTAGCGGTGGTGGCAGACGAGTCCGCCGACCCGGTGCAGGTGGCGCTGGACATGCTTGCCGAGGCTGAGCACGGCCCCCTCAGCCTCTCGCTGCTGGCGACCCCCTCCCGGGGCCTGGCGGAGGAGGTTTACAGGATCCTGAGGAGGGAGGCGGCCGGGGAGATAGGGGGCCTGGCGGTGGCAGTCACCCCGGGGCTCGGGGAGGCGCTGGAGCTAGTCTCCAGGATGGCGCCGGAGCACCTGGTGGCCTACCTCCGGGACCCGGGGCCCTTGCTGGAGGCCCGGCCGCCCGCCGGGCTCGTCAGCCTCGGGGTCCCGCCGGCGCTGCTGGACTACGCCTACGGGCCCAGCCACGTCCTCCCCACCGGGGGCGCTGCAAGGTGGAGGGGCGGGCTCGGCGTCTACACTTTCCTGAGGCCCGTGGCCTACGCCGAGCCGGGGCTGGGCGAGGAGTACGCCGAGGCGGCGGCCGAGCTGGCGAGGCTGGAGGGCTTCACCAGGCACGCCAGGAGCATAGAGTACTACGCGGGGCGGCTGGAGAGGGGCGGGGGGAGGTGA
- a CDS encoding BMP family ABC transporter substrate-binding protein, producing MTDRREFLKALGAGVAGLIIGAGLGYGLRGGGGGQAGTLTETRTVTVTRTAAAGAQAGGAGGRLRALWVYVGPIGDYGWTHAHDVGRRNAERILHGLVETKYLEKVAEDQAYQAIKQALEQERFDAVFATSYGFMDAVKRLAREYPDVTFYHCSGPWEEFADLPNVVTYFAEFYQLYYLNGIAAGAVTKTCRVGYVPAFLTPEVVRHINAYAMGSVHGAKLMGKCGNGEKLEIYVSPPLHAWFNPDKARQYAETLINQYKVDAIAYTEDSTAVLETAAEYGVYSFSHYSNMLEYFTKGKGSSSPIAKRIAKYHLTGQVADWTPIYVYLLAKNITGTARKEDIWARIGDFVPIRWRRPVSESTAGRHEGAVYLAPLNTQAIPAKALEEIKRLYEDMKELLFEPYTGPIRGYTIDPASGKKTGDVEVKVPPGTRWGRNELWSPKTMNWFYEKIVTLAG from the coding sequence ATGACGGACAGGCGCGAGTTCCTTAAGGCCCTCGGCGCCGGCGTAGCCGGTCTCATAATAGGCGCCGGGCTCGGCTACGGGCTCCGGGGCGGCGGGGGCGGCCAGGCCGGGACGCTGACCGAGACCAGGACGGTGACCGTCACCAGGACGGCGGCCGCCGGGGCCCAGGCCGGCGGGGCCGGGGGGAGGCTCAGGGCGCTCTGGGTCTACGTGGGCCCCATAGGCGACTACGGCTGGACCCACGCGCACGACGTCGGGAGGAGGAACGCTGAGAGGATTCTCCACGGCCTCGTGGAGACCAAGTACCTGGAGAAGGTGGCCGAGGACCAGGCCTACCAGGCTATAAAGCAGGCGCTCGAGCAGGAGCGCTTCGACGCCGTCTTCGCCACCAGCTACGGCTTCATGGACGCTGTGAAGAGGCTGGCCAGGGAGTACCCAGATGTGACGTTCTACCACTGCAGCGGGCCCTGGGAGGAGTTCGCGGACCTGCCCAACGTGGTGACCTACTTCGCCGAGTTCTACCAGCTCTACTACCTCAACGGGATAGCCGCCGGCGCCGTGACCAAGACCTGCAGGGTAGGCTACGTGCCCGCCTTCCTGACCCCAGAGGTGGTGCGCCACATAAACGCCTACGCCATGGGCTCCGTCCACGGCGCCAAGCTTATGGGCAAGTGCGGGAACGGGGAGAAGCTGGAGATCTATGTCTCCCCGCCCCTGCACGCCTGGTTCAACCCCGACAAGGCCCGCCAGTATGCCGAGACCCTGATCAACCAGTACAAGGTAGACGCTATAGCCTACACCGAGGACTCGACGGCGGTGCTAGAGACGGCTGCAGAGTACGGGGTCTACAGCTTCAGCCACTACAGCAACATGCTCGAGTACTTCACCAAGGGGAAGGGCTCTTCGAGCCCTATAGCGAAGAGGATAGCCAAGTACCACCTCACCGGCCAGGTGGCCGACTGGACCCCGATCTACGTCTACCTCCTGGCCAAGAATATAACCGGGACGGCCAGGAAGGAGGACATCTGGGCCAGGATAGGCGACTTCGTCCCGATAAGGTGGAGGAGGCCGGTCAGCGAGTCCACGGCCGGCCGGCATGAGGGCGCTGTCTACCTGGCGCCCCTCAATACCCAGGCGATACCCGCCAAGGCCCTGGAGGAGATAAAGAGGCTCTACGAAGACATGAAGGAGCTGCTCTTCGAGCCCTACACGGGCCCGATAAGGGGCTACACCATAGACCCCGCGAGCGGCAAGAAGACCGGCGACGTGGAGGTCAAGGTGCCGCCGGGGACCCGCTGGGGCCGCAACGAGCTCTGGAGCCCCAAGACGATGAACTGGTTCTACGAGAAGATAGTCACTCTGGCCGGCTAG
- a CDS encoding methyltransferase family protein: protein MRISNAVRGLAWLAMIAALPLAGRALRAGCCCPLACRAAGALLLLVVLRAAAVTGRYLAVYGKSSPGRGFGELDRLVTVGPYSCMRHPMHFFLAWLPLGVALLLAEPGAVALAVAEAVLVLALAVVLDERESLERFGEAYLEYRRRVPAFNPQPRCLAKALGPRPPRRGRGKGL, encoded by the coding sequence TTGAGGATCAGCAACGCCGTGCGGGGCCTCGCCTGGCTGGCGATGATAGCCGCCCTGCCCCTCGCCGGCCGCGCCCTGAGGGCTGGATGCTGCTGCCCCCTGGCCTGCCGCGCCGCCGGGGCCCTGCTGCTCCTCGTGGTGCTCCGCGCCGCGGCCGTCACCGGCCGCTACCTGGCCGTCTACGGGAAGAGCAGCCCCGGGAGGGGCTTCGGCGAGCTGGACCGGCTGGTCACCGTGGGGCCCTACTCCTGCATGAGGCACCCCATGCACTTCTTCCTGGCCTGGCTCCCGCTGGGCGTAGCCCTCCTGCTCGCCGAGCCCGGCGCCGTGGCCCTGGCGGTGGCTGAGGCTGTACTTGTCCTCGCCCTGGCCGTGGTGCTGGACGAGAGGGAGAGCCTGGAGAGGTTCGGCGAGGCGTACCTCGAGTACCGGAGGAGGGTCCCCGCCTTCAACCCCCAGCCCCGGTGCCTCGCCAAGGCCCTCGGCCCGAGGCCGCCGAGGAGGGGCCGGGGGAAGGGGTTATAG
- the hisH gene encoding imidazole glycerol phosphate synthase subunit HisH, producing MAPRVAVVRYGVGNIYSIVSGLRRAGAEPVVVECIRNPGEWDGIVLPGVGAYQAASARLHDCARELGEALRMGAQLLGVCLGLQLVFTEGREAGEQGFGLALLPGKVERLVAAKLPHIGWSRVHRVPGRDCRLLEGVEDGEYFYYVHSYAYTRVEEPWVCAASRYGETLYAAVVEAPPVYGTQFHPERSGRQGRRVLENWVRLLRR from the coding sequence GTGGCGCCGAGGGTAGCGGTGGTGAGGTACGGGGTGGGCAACATCTACAGCATCGTCTCCGGCCTACGCCGCGCCGGCGCGGAGCCGGTGGTGGTGGAGTGCATCCGCAACCCCGGCGAGTGGGACGGCATCGTGCTCCCCGGGGTCGGCGCCTACCAGGCCGCCTCCGCCCGGCTCCACGACTGCGCCCGGGAGCTGGGGGAGGCGCTGCGCATGGGGGCCCAGCTGCTCGGCGTCTGCCTGGGCCTCCAGCTGGTCTTCACCGAGGGGAGGGAGGCGGGGGAGCAGGGCTTCGGGCTGGCCCTCCTCCCCGGCAAGGTGGAGCGGCTCGTGGCGGCCAAGCTCCCCCACATAGGCTGGAGCAGGGTCCACCGGGTTCCCGGGAGGGACTGCAGGCTCCTCGAGGGCGTGGAGGACGGCGAGTACTTCTACTACGTCCACAGCTACGCCTACACCCGGGTTGAGGAGCCCTGGGTCTGCGCAGCCAGCCGCTACGGCGAGACCCTGTACGCTGCCGTGGTGGAGGCGCCGCCGGTCTACGGTACCCAGTTCCACCCCGAGAGGAGCGGGAGGCAGGGCAGGAGGGTGCTGGAGAACTGGGTGAGGCTCCTCCGGAGGTGA
- a CDS encoding phosphoribosyltransferase family protein — protein MPGKRGGRLERAQLSTVVAAALRLAKRRYSYRELSKATGVPAPLLSRYVTGRSLPGPEKAGAILEGLWRLADPRRALAERMAETGGVLDTSIVLTDPLYLLLATLYYTRRLQGRGVTRILVPEASGIPLATSLSLALETPFTVARRRRPGLEGYDCSPGEPSFCIPRGTLGRSDRVLVVDDIVETGRTLRALRLLVERARARLEAVAAVAVVGEEWRETSGVEEVEALIHLTKPGMSRRMPGL, from the coding sequence ATGCCTGGGAAGCGGGGCGGGAGGCTGGAGCGCGCCCAGCTATCCACGGTGGTGGCGGCCGCGCTCCGGCTGGCGAAGAGGAGGTACAGCTACAGGGAGCTCTCCAAGGCGACGGGGGTGCCGGCGCCCCTCCTCTCCCGCTACGTCACCGGGAGGAGCCTCCCGGGCCCGGAGAAGGCGGGGGCTATCCTGGAGGGCCTCTGGAGGCTCGCCGACCCCCGCAGGGCGCTGGCCGAGAGGATGGCTGAGACCGGCGGGGTGCTCGACACCAGCATAGTGCTGACGGACCCCCTCTACCTGCTGCTGGCGACCCTCTACTACACGAGGAGGCTCCAGGGCCGGGGGGTTACGAGGATCCTCGTGCCGGAGGCCTCGGGGATACCGCTGGCGACCAGCCTCAGCCTCGCGCTTGAGACCCCGTTCACGGTCGCCAGGCGCCGCCGCCCCGGGCTGGAGGGCTACGACTGCAGCCCGGGGGAGCCGAGCTTCTGCATACCCAGGGGCACGCTGGGGAGGAGCGACCGGGTGCTTGTGGTGGACGACATCGTGGAGACCGGCCGCACCCTCAGGGCGCTCCGGCTCCTGGTGGAGCGGGCCCGGGCCCGGCTGGAGGCGGTGGCCGCTGTGGCGGTGGTGGGGGAGGAGTGGAGGGAGACGAGCGGCGTCGAGGAGGTTGAGGCGCTGATACACCTCACCAAGCCGGGGATGAGCAGGAGGATGCCGGGGCTCTAG
- the rnz gene encoding ribonuclease Z: MELGLVFLGTGAALAARHRGLPSIALVYRGSIVLLDCGEGTQHTLARAGLSPLKVEAVLITHLHGDHVLGLPGLLQTMAMQGRRRPLLVAGPPGLKELIEAASKLTHWLPSYPIYIAEPAPWQTLHLPSGLEAKTFPADHTVPALGYRIQEPRRKPRINLEKARKLGLQPGPQLARLQRDEPVRIGTKIIYPEDVVEEKPRASITYTGDTRPSQATIKAAKHTTILIHDSTFTSEYAREAHEKGHSTAKDAATIAKQAGAQLLILTHISARYRTTRPLLDEARRIFPRTIAAEDLAKLPIRP; encoded by the coding sequence ATGGAGCTGGGCCTAGTCTTCCTCGGCACCGGCGCCGCCCTGGCAGCCAGGCACCGCGGCCTCCCCTCCATAGCCCTCGTCTACCGCGGCAGCATAGTCCTCCTCGACTGCGGCGAGGGAACCCAGCACACCCTGGCCAGGGCCGGCCTAAGCCCCCTAAAGGTCGAGGCAGTGCTGATCACCCACCTCCACGGCGACCACGTCCTCGGGCTCCCCGGCCTCCTCCAGACAATGGCCATGCAGGGCCGCAGGAGGCCACTCCTCGTAGCAGGCCCACCCGGCCTAAAGGAGCTGATCGAGGCAGCGTCAAAGCTCACCCACTGGCTCCCAAGCTACCCCATATACATCGCCGAGCCGGCACCCTGGCAGACCCTCCACCTCCCCAGCGGCCTAGAAGCAAAAACCTTCCCAGCCGACCACACCGTGCCAGCCCTAGGATATAGGATCCAGGAGCCCAGGAGAAAACCCAGAATAAACCTCGAGAAAGCACGGAAGCTAGGCCTACAGCCAGGACCCCAGCTAGCAAGACTACAGCGAGACGAGCCAGTAAGAATAGGCACCAAGATAATATACCCGGAAGACGTGGTAGAGGAGAAGCCAAGAGCATCAATAACTTACACCGGGGACACAAGGCCAAGCCAGGCAACGATAAAGGCAGCCAAACACACAACAATACTGATCCACGACTCCACCTTCACCAGCGAATACGCCCGCGAAGCCCACGAGAAAGGCCACAGCACAGCCAAGGACGCAGCAACAATAGCAAAGCAGGCGGGAGCACAGCTACTAATACTAACCCACATCAGCGCCCGCTACAGGACAACACGCCCCCTACTCGACGAAGCCCGGAGAATATTCCCCAGGACAATAGCAGCAGAGGACCTAGCCAAACTACCAATACGGCCATAA
- a CDS encoding phosphoribosyl-AMP cyclohydrolase produces the protein MAEGEAPRGRLVPVAVVDAVTGEPLMLAYASEEALRLTAETGLAHFHSRSRGSLWLKGSTSGGVLEVLEVILDCDRDAAAYVAAPRRHVCHLGRRSCFHNHLADRRGEMLERLLEETRPYTRIEGGRVAHPLATWRPPPSPLLAALAASLLAERIRARAGAGVTALLAPEGPSSLLALLAAQRLKASLHLAAGGRVPESLGELDRVAVYAPDPATAQKLAEEAEKRSATPAAVTALLAPEGEAPEGVDVLIEASPGHPPGLRLRAPRA, from the coding sequence ATGGCTGAGGGCGAGGCCCCCAGGGGGAGGCTGGTACCCGTAGCCGTGGTGGACGCAGTGACCGGCGAGCCCCTCATGCTAGCCTACGCCAGCGAGGAGGCGCTGAGGCTCACAGCCGAGACGGGGCTGGCCCACTTCCACTCCAGGAGCAGGGGCAGCCTCTGGCTCAAGGGCTCCACCAGCGGCGGCGTCCTCGAGGTGCTGGAGGTCATCCTCGACTGCGACCGGGACGCGGCAGCCTACGTCGCCGCGCCGAGGAGGCACGTCTGCCACCTGGGGAGGAGGAGCTGCTTCCACAACCACCTGGCGGACCGGAGGGGGGAGATGCTCGAGAGGCTACTGGAGGAGACGAGGCCATACACGAGGATCGAGGGCGGCAGGGTGGCCCACCCCCTCGCCACCTGGAGGCCCCCGCCCAGCCCCCTCCTGGCAGCCCTGGCGGCAAGCCTCCTGGCCGAGAGGATACGCGCCAGGGCGGGGGCAGGGGTCACGGCGCTCCTCGCCCCCGAAGGGCCCAGCTCGCTCCTAGCACTCCTCGCGGCCCAGAGGCTGAAGGCAAGCCTCCACCTCGCCGCGGGCGGCAGGGTCCCCGAGTCCCTGGGGGAGCTGGACCGCGTCGCAGTCTACGCCCCCGACCCGGCCACAGCCCAGAAGCTGGCGGAGGAGGCGGAGAAGCGCTCGGCGACCCCCGCAGCCGTGACAGCCCTCCTCGCCCCCGAGGGCGAGGCCCCCGAGGGCGTCGACGTGCTCATAGAGGCCAGCCCCGGGCACCCGCCGGGGCTGAGGCTGCGGGCCCCCCGGGCCTAG
- the hisF gene encoding imidazole glycerol phosphate synthase subunit HisF, with amino-acid sequence MAWVDALLATRSRQPARRIIPCLDVAGGRVVKGVRFRGLRDAGDPVELAARYEEEGADELVFLDISATPEQREPLYSLVRDVASVVSIPFTVGGGVRGLRDFDRLLGSGADKVSVNTAAVRNPGLVAEAAREYGSQAVVVAIDARRTGRTRSGWEVYVSGGRAATGLDAVEWARRAAELGAGEILLTSIDRDGTRMGYDIELTRAVVEAVDVPVIASGGAGEPRHFLEAFTLAGADAALAAGVFHYGVLSIGEVKRYLAEKGVEVRL; translated from the coding sequence ATTGCATGGGTAGACGCTCTCCTCGCCACCCGCTCCAGGCAGCCCGCCCGCAGGATAATCCCCTGCCTCGACGTCGCGGGGGGAAGGGTGGTCAAGGGGGTCAGGTTCCGGGGGCTCCGCGACGCCGGGGACCCCGTGGAACTAGCGGCCCGCTACGAGGAGGAGGGGGCGGACGAGCTGGTCTTCCTGGATATCAGCGCCACGCCTGAGCAGAGGGAGCCCCTCTACAGCCTCGTCCGCGACGTGGCCTCGGTGGTCTCGATACCCTTCACCGTGGGCGGTGGCGTCCGCGGCCTCAGGGACTTCGACCGTCTCCTCGGCAGCGGCGCAGACAAGGTCTCGGTAAACACGGCCGCGGTGAGGAACCCGGGGCTGGTGGCTGAGGCCGCCAGGGAGTACGGCAGCCAGGCGGTGGTGGTCGCTATCGACGCGAGGCGCACGGGGAGGACGAGGAGCGGCTGGGAGGTCTACGTCTCCGGGGGGAGGGCCGCGACCGGGCTCGACGCCGTCGAGTGGGCCCGGAGGGCCGCCGAGCTGGGGGCGGGGGAGATACTCCTCACCAGCATAGACAGGGACGGGACCAGGATGGGCTACGACATAGAGCTCACCAGGGCGGTGGTGGAGGCGGTGGACGTGCCGGTGATAGCCAGCGGGGGCGCCGGGGAGCCGAGGCACTTCCTCGAGGCGTTCACCCTGGCCGGGGCCGACGCGGCGCTGGCGGCCGGCGTCTTCCACTACGGGGTGCTCAGCATAGGGGAGGTTAAGAGGTACCTGGCCGAGAAGGGCGTGGAGGTGAGGCTCTAG